In Candidatus Sulfurimonas marisnigri, a single genomic region encodes these proteins:
- a CDS encoding thiamine phosphate synthase, which yields MRLYALCDQDLLDREGLSLEKFVELARNQKAEIIQYRNKNADITFIKQQLIKIRKIYDGFLIVNDSYELIEFCDGVHVGQEDLKAIDENVFKAVKILRSVIKEDKILGISTHNEEEVLQANNMDLNYIGLGAFRETNTKEGISTVLGSRLDEIASKSKHLVGAIGGVTSDDDFLHVTYHVIGSGLIK from the coding sequence ATGCGACTTTATGCACTTTGCGATCAGGACCTTCTAGATAGAGAAGGCCTTTCATTAGAAAAATTTGTAGAACTTGCTAGAAATCAAAAAGCAGAGATTATTCAGTATAGAAATAAAAATGCAGATATTACATTTATAAAGCAACAGTTAATTAAAATAAGGAAAATTTATGACGGATTTTTAATTGTAAATGACTCTTATGAACTTATTGAGTTTTGCGATGGTGTACATGTAGGACAAGAAGATCTCAAAGCTATAGATGAGAATGTCTTTAAAGCTGTTAAAATTTTAAGAAGTGTTATAAAAGAAGATAAAATATTAGGTATATCTACCCATAATGAAGAAGAGGTTTTGCAAGCAAATAATATGGATCTAAACTATATAGGCTTAGGAGCTTTTAGGGAAACAAATACCAAAGAGGGTATCTCAACAGTTCTTGGGAGCAGACTTGATGAGATTGCTTCAAAATCAAAACATTTAGTTGGTGCTATTGGAGGCGTTACATCTGATGATGATTTTCTTCATGTCACTTATCATGTTATTGGAAGCGGACTTATAAAGTGA
- the accD gene encoding acetyl-CoA carboxylase, carboxyltransferase subunit beta, producing the protein MNLLSIFSFNSEKKQPIKSEAPSHWVKCKSCHSLMFYKEVEKQKHVCPKCGYHIRIGVQERIELLADEGTFIEFDSNLKPVDPLKFSDKKSYKQRIEEATKKTGKTSSVVSGECKMNGVPVQVVIFDFAFMGGSLGSVEGEKIVRAIERAIDKRHGVVILSASGGARMQESTFSLLQMSKTSAALAKLAKHNLPYISVLTDPTMGGVSASFATLGDIIIAEPGALVGFAGQRVIEQTIGSALPDGFQRAEFLLEKGSIDMIVNRNNLKNTLSDLLALFKVA; encoded by the coding sequence TTGAACCTCTTAAGCATTTTCTCTTTTAACTCAGAAAAAAAACAGCCAATAAAAAGTGAAGCACCATCTCATTGGGTGAAGTGTAAATCTTGTCACTCTCTAATGTTTTACAAAGAGGTTGAAAAACAAAAACATGTTTGTCCAAAGTGTGGCTATCATATACGAATAGGTGTGCAAGAGCGCATTGAACTTTTAGCAGACGAGGGCACATTTATAGAGTTTGATAGTAATTTAAAACCTGTTGATCCACTAAAATTTTCAGATAAAAAGTCTTATAAACAGAGAATTGAAGAGGCTACAAAAAAGACTGGTAAAACTTCATCAGTAGTTAGCGGTGAGTGCAAGATGAATGGCGTGCCTGTTCAGGTTGTTATATTTGATTTTGCTTTTATGGGCGGATCATTAGGCTCAGTTGAGGGTGAAAAAATTGTTCGAGCAATAGAGCGTGCTATTGATAAAAGACATGGTGTTGTAATTTTAAGTGCTAGTGGTGGAGCTAGAATGCAAGAGAGTACATTTTCACTTTTGCAAATGAGTAAAACATCTGCCGCTCTTGCAAAATTAGCAAAGCACAACTTACCATATATTTCTGTTTTAACTGACCCAACAATGGGTGGTGTAAGCGCATCTTTTGCAACACTTGGAGATATTATTATTGCAGAGCCTGGAGCACTTGTAGGTTTTGCAGGACAGAGAGTAATAGAACAAACAATCGGTTCAGCTCTTCCTGATGGATTTCAAAGAGCAGAGTTCTTACTTGAAAAAGGTTCTATTGATATGATAGTTAATAGAAATAATTTAAAAAACACACTTTCAGACCTTCTAGCACTATTTAAAGTTGCTTAA
- the gltB gene encoding glutamate synthase large subunit, with product MVEYHDLLRSFKDNCGFGLVANIKNKASHKVLNDAVTALERMMHRGAVAADGKTGDGSGLLLSLPEDFLRNEASINGIELPKQFAVASVFTKELAHLDIIESICINNDLKVVFRREVPVDTNALGKQALESLPNIIQLFITPNSIMATNRFDALLYLSRKECEHKLVDDRNFYIASMSSTVLSYKGLVMPTHIKEFYKDLQNENFKISFSLFHQRFSTNTLPEWRLAQPFRAVAHNGEINSVEGNRINVEIKSESIKSEVFTDEEIKRILPILQLNSSDSASADNFFEFLIVNGMDFFKAVRAVIPSAWQNSPHMDPELRAFYEYHSTVFEAWDGPAAFSVTDGRYIGCVLDRNGLRPSKYIVTKDDNLLIASEYGVVDIAEDEIKERGRLQSGEMLGLDLKFGKILKSDEIDNYLKSSNPYMKWLNEHMIYLQEHVEEQYMSQCDFEDEDLINRQRYFNITQEVIEQIVEPMISEAKEPVGSMGDDTPLAAFSNKQRNFTDYFKQKFAQVTNPPIDPIREKVVMSLNTGFGEVHNILDEIPTHAHRLKAISPIITSEKLDVLKSFGDKKSPSYQAFYHNKTFSTAYSSELKAALDLLVINVVESVKNDGSRIIILDDHDFNKSNKIIPMAMVIGRLNLALLKAGVRYLVSMIAVTGEVIDSHGAAVLIGYGASAIYPNLLFSTTAAHVKKSNVVKIECCEALKSVHSALNGGLLKIMSKMGIATIASYRNAGLFDVIGLSREIVGECFESSNSVLHGLSYSDIDERLTKYHKDAFEESGFNKIFPLNIGGFYKFYNGQEHHDFGPAVIHAIHAVAQSGKKKDYDKLRDLVNKRGLKFIRDFFELKSDRKSIDISEVEPKEEIFKRFASAAMSLGSISPEAHETIAIAMNRLGAQSNSGEGGEDVARFGTERNSKIKQVASGRFGVTPAYLRSAEEIQIKVAQGAKPGEGGQLPGHKVSALIGKLRHTVPGVTLISPPPHHDIYSIEDLAQLIFDIKQVNPKARVAVKLVSTIGVGTIAAGVAKAYADKIIISGGDGGTGAAPLTSIKFAGNPWELGLSEAHNALKANNLRGLVEVQADGGLKTGLDVVKAALLGAESYAFGTGVLTIVGCKMLRICHVNKCSVGIATQNEKLREEFFKGHVDQIINYFTHMAEDIRSIMATLGFSTMEEMVGRVDLLKVVKDPFAQKFDFSSVLHHEDGVDTHQQKFNHPFDDNAFEKDVLKEAMSAIKHPEHPIRINRDITNVHRSFGALISGEIAQYYGDTGLKTDTIEINLNGIAGQALGAFLIPGVSIYLNGVANDYIGKGMHGGKIIITSKNEGENFSAGGNTCLYGATGGKLYISGCVGERFAVRNSGAISIVEGTGDNACEYMTGGIVVILGRTGINFGAGMTGGISFVYDEGHSFVENVNRELVESIRIDTDDGDEARHYLKKLLKDYVVETGSKKAKELLDNFRIEVRNFWLVKPKNLTKLPMNLEIGD from the coding sequence ATGGTTGAATATCATGATTTGTTAAGATCATTCAAAGATAATTGTGGTTTTGGGCTTGTAGCCAACATTAAGAATAAAGCTTCTCATAAAGTTTTAAACGACGCTGTAACAGCGTTGGAGAGAATGATGCATCGTGGTGCAGTTGCAGCTGATGGGAAAACAGGTGACGGTAGTGGATTACTTCTCTCTTTACCAGAAGATTTTCTTCGTAATGAGGCATCTATAAATGGTATTGAATTGCCAAAGCAATTCGCAGTAGCATCTGTTTTTACAAAAGAGTTGGCTCATCTAGACATAATCGAATCAATTTGTATTAACAATGATTTAAAAGTTGTATTTAGACGTGAGGTACCTGTTGACACAAATGCACTAGGTAAACAAGCTTTAGAATCATTACCAAATATCATTCAACTATTTATTACTCCAAATTCTATTATGGCAACAAATAGATTTGATGCACTTTTATATCTTTCTCGTAAAGAGTGTGAACATAAATTAGTAGATGATAGAAATTTTTACATAGCATCGATGAGTTCAACAGTTCTTTCATATAAAGGGCTAGTTATGCCTACTCATATTAAAGAATTTTACAAAGATTTACAAAATGAGAACTTTAAAATATCTTTTTCTCTCTTCCACCAAAGGTTTTCAACAAATACACTTCCTGAATGGAGACTTGCGCAACCATTTCGTGCTGTTGCTCACAATGGAGAGATTAACTCTGTGGAGGGAAATCGTATAAATGTTGAGATAAAATCAGAATCAATTAAAAGTGAAGTTTTTACAGATGAAGAGATAAAAAGAATTTTACCAATTCTTCAGTTGAACTCTTCAGATAGCGCAAGTGCTGATAATTTCTTTGAATTTTTAATCGTAAACGGTATGGACTTTTTTAAAGCAGTTCGCGCAGTTATTCCAAGTGCTTGGCAAAATTCACCACATATGGATCCAGAGCTTCGTGCATTCTATGAATATCACTCAACAGTATTTGAAGCGTGGGATGGTCCTGCAGCATTTTCGGTAACTGATGGTCGCTACATTGGATGTGTTTTAGATAGAAATGGTCTTCGCCCATCAAAGTATATAGTTACAAAAGATGATAATCTTCTTATTGCTAGTGAATATGGTGTAGTTGATATTGCAGAGGATGAGATTAAAGAGCGCGGCAGATTACAATCTGGTGAGATGCTAGGACTTGATTTAAAGTTTGGAAAAATTCTTAAAAGTGATGAAATTGACAATTATTTAAAAAGCTCAAATCCGTACATGAAGTGGTTAAATGAGCATATGATTTATCTGCAAGAACATGTTGAAGAGCAGTATATGTCTCAGTGTGATTTTGAAGACGAGGATCTAATAAATAGACAAAGATATTTTAATATTACTCAAGAAGTAATAGAACAAATTGTTGAACCAATGATTAGTGAAGCTAAAGAGCCAGTAGGATCTATGGGCGATGACACTCCTTTAGCAGCTTTTTCGAATAAGCAGAGAAATTTTACAGACTATTTTAAACAAAAATTCGCTCAAGTAACAAACCCGCCTATTGACCCTATTCGTGAAAAAGTTGTTATGAGTTTAAACACTGGTTTTGGTGAAGTTCATAATATTTTAGATGAGATTCCAACTCATGCACATAGACTCAAAGCTATCTCCCCAATTATTACTAGTGAAAAATTAGATGTATTAAAATCATTTGGAGATAAAAAATCACCTAGTTACCAAGCTTTTTATCACAACAAAACATTCTCAACAGCTTATAGTAGTGAATTGAAAGCAGCACTGGACTTATTGGTTATAAATGTAGTTGAATCAGTTAAAAATGATGGTTCTAGAATAATTATTTTAGATGATCATGATTTTAATAAGTCAAATAAAATTATTCCTATGGCTATGGTCATAGGTCGTCTTAATTTGGCACTGCTAAAAGCTGGTGTTCGTTATCTTGTCTCTATGATTGCAGTTACAGGAGAAGTAATTGATTCTCATGGTGCAGCAGTGCTTATTGGCTATGGAGCTAGTGCTATATATCCAAATCTTCTATTTTCAACGACAGCAGCGCATGTGAAAAAATCTAATGTTGTTAAAATAGAGTGTTGTGAAGCTCTAAAATCAGTTCACAGTGCTCTTAATGGTGGACTTCTTAAAATTATGTCAAAAATGGGTATAGCAACTATTGCATCTTACCGTAATGCTGGACTATTTGATGTTATTGGACTTAGTAGAGAGATTGTTGGAGAGTGTTTTGAGAGTTCAAATTCAGTACTACATGGCTTAAGTTATAGTGATATAGATGAAAGACTTACAAAGTACCATAAAGATGCTTTTGAAGAGAGTGGTTTCAATAAGATTTTCCCGCTTAATATTGGTGGATTTTATAAGTTTTATAATGGACAAGAGCACCACGACTTTGGTCCTGCTGTTATTCATGCTATACATGCAGTTGCCCAGAGTGGCAAGAAGAAAGATTATGATAAATTAAGAGATTTAGTAAACAAACGCGGTCTGAAGTTTATACGTGATTTCTTTGAGCTGAAATCTGATAGAAAATCTATTGATATATCTGAAGTTGAACCTAAAGAAGAAATATTTAAAAGATTTGCATCAGCAGCTATGAGCCTTGGTTCTATCTCACCAGAAGCACATGAGACAATAGCTATAGCAATGAATAGACTAGGTGCTCAGTCAAACTCTGGTGAGGGCGGAGAAGATGTAGCTCGTTTTGGTACTGAGAGAAATTCTAAAATTAAACAAGTTGCATCTGGTAGATTTGGTGTAACGCCAGCTTATCTCCGTTCAGCTGAAGAGATACAAATTAAAGTTGCTCAGGGCGCAAAACCAGGTGAAGGTGGTCAACTCCCAGGTCACAAAGTCTCTGCGCTTATTGGTAAACTTCGTCATACAGTTCCAGGTGTTACACTCATTTCACCACCTCCACACCACGATATTTACTCTATTGAAGATTTAGCACAACTTATTTTTGATATTAAACAGGTTAATCCAAAAGCTAGAGTAGCTGTTAAGCTGGTTTCAACTATCGGTGTCGGTACAATTGCGGCTGGTGTTGCAAAAGCATACGCTGATAAAATTATTATTTCTGGTGGAGATGGCGGTACAGGTGCTGCCCCACTTACTTCTATTAAGTTTGCGGGTAACCCATGGGAATTAGGTCTATCAGAAGCACATAATGCTCTTAAAGCTAATAACCTTAGAGGATTAGTCGAAGTTCAAGCTGATGGTGGTTTAAAAACTGGATTGGACGTTGTAAAGGCTGCACTTTTAGGTGCTGAATCTTACGCATTTGGTACAGGAGTCCTTACTATTGTTGGTTGTAAGATGTTGAGAATTTGCCATGTAAATAAGTGTTCTGTTGGTATTGCAACACAAAATGAAAAGCTTAGAGAAGAATTTTTCAAAGGACACGTTGATCAAATTATAAACTATTTTACTCATATGGCTGAAGATATTAGATCTATTATGGCAACTTTAGGTTTTTCTACTATGGAGGAGATGGTTGGTCGTGTTGATTTACTAAAGGTTGTTAAAGACCCTTTTGCGCAAAAGTTTGACTTTAGTTCTGTTCTTCATCATGAAGATGGTGTTGATACTCATCAGCAAAAATTTAATCACCCCTTTGATGACAATGCTTTTGAAAAAGATGTTTTAAAAGAGGCTATGAGTGCTATTAAACATCCAGAACATCCTATTAGAATAAATAGAGACATTACTAATGTGCATAGAAGTTTTGGTGCACTCATCAGTGGTGAAATAGCTCAATATTATGGTGATACAGGACTTAAAACTGATACTATCGAAATTAATTTAAATGGTATTGCAGGACAAGCCTTGGGTGCATTTTTAATTCCAGGAGTATCTATTTACTTGAATGGTGTAGCAAATGACTATATTGGTAAAGGTATGCATGGTGGCAAGATTATTATTACCTCTAAGAACGAGGGTGAAAATTTTAGTGCTGGCGGTAATACTTGTCTATATGGTGCTACAGGCGGTAAACTTTATATATCTGGCTGTGTAGGTGAGAGGTTTGCTGTTCGTAACTCTGGTGCAATCTCTATAGTTGAAGGTACAGGTGACAATGCTTGTGAATATATGACAGGTGGTATAGTTGTTATTCTTGGCCGTACTGGAATAAATTTTGGTGCTGGTATGACTGGTGGTATTTCTTTTGTTTATGATGAAGGTCATAGCTTTGTTGAGAATGTAAACCGTGAGTTAGTTGAGTCTATTCGAATTGATACAGATGATGGCGATGAGGCTAGACACTACTTGAAAAAATTATTAAAAGACTACGTAGTAGAAACTGGTAGTAAAAAAGCAAAAGAGTTACTTGATAACTTTAGAATAGAGGTAAGAAATTTCTGGTTGGTAAAACCTAAAAATTTAACTAAATTACCTATGAATTTAGAGATCGGAGATTAA
- the recO gene encoding recombination protein RecO — MQGFILNLNKVKDEDLIVTILSRDSLDTLYRFYGARHGVINLGFKIDYEKDSSAKSTISRLKDVIHIGFKWLNDYKLLRVWQDFLALFYKHLKDAEDIDEFYFNLIENASQNWNKQNPKRVAIESYIKMLEYEGRLHVELECFLCSLPIKDDISLIRAFLPTHKGCSHTLSIKEAAFNELFQNKSTLFLNDKEVNRLWHVLLEGL; from the coding sequence ATGCAAGGTTTCATTTTAAATCTTAATAAAGTTAAAGATGAAGATTTGATAGTTACAATACTATCAAGAGATAGCTTAGATACTCTTTATAGATTCTATGGAGCAAGACATGGAGTTATAAATCTTGGTTTTAAAATTGACTACGAAAAAGACAGCTCTGCAAAATCAACTATTTCAAGATTGAAAGATGTGATCCATATAGGTTTTAAATGGTTAAATGATTATAAATTATTAAGAGTTTGGCAAGATTTTTTGGCACTTTTTTACAAACACCTAAAAGATGCAGAAGATATTGATGAATTTTATTTTAATTTGATAGAGAATGCTTCACAAAATTGGAATAAACAAAACCCAAAAAGGGTAGCAATAGAATCTTATATAAAAATGCTAGAGTATGAGGGAAGACTACATGTAGAGCTTGAGTGCTTTTTGTGTTCGCTACCTATAAAAGATGATATATCGCTTATACGTGCATTTCTACCAACTCACAAAGGTTGCTCTCATACCTTAAGCATAAAAGAAGCAGCATTCAATGAGTTGTTTCAAAACAAGTCTACTCTATTTCTAAACGATAAAGAAGTAAATAGACTTTGGCATGTTTTACTTGAAGGACTTTAG
- the tpx gene encoding thiol peroxidase — protein sequence MKKVTVLLLILATTLLIASSVVVKSEGKLLKFKGNFPVIGQDAPIARVVKTDMSIKTIGGKSGRVQVIATVPSIDTPVCSLESKRFDDEIKNYPNVDMTVVSMDLPFADDRFCEGRGIKNIDVSSDFAHREVGEKYGVVITDGELKGLLIRAIFVIDKDGKIMYQEIVPDIGMHPNYNKVMNAIDTAELL from the coding sequence ATGAAAAAAGTCACAGTATTACTACTAATTCTAGCAACTACACTTTTAATTGCTTCTAGCGTAGTCGTTAAAAGTGAAGGAAAGCTATTAAAGTTTAAAGGAAACTTTCCAGTAATTGGTCAAGATGCACCAATAGCACGTGTTGTAAAGACGGATATGTCTATTAAAACGATAGGCGGTAAAAGTGGCAGAGTACAAGTGATAGCAACAGTTCCATCAATCGATACACCTGTATGCTCTTTGGAATCAAAGAGGTTTGATGATGAGATTAAGAATTATCCAAATGTTGATATGACTGTTGTTTCGATGGACCTTCCTTTTGCAGATGACCGTTTTTGTGAAGGACGTGGCATAAAAAATATTGATGTTTCTTCAGATTTTGCTCATAGAGAAGTTGGTGAAAAATATGGTGTTGTTATTACAGACGGTGAGTTAAAAGGCTTGTTGATTCGTGCAATTTTTGTAATAGATAAAGATGGCAAGATTATGTATCAAGAAATTGTGCCAGATATTGGAATGCATCCTAATTATAATAAAGTGATGAATGCTATTGATACTGCTGAATTGTTATAA
- a CDS encoding class I SAM-dependent methyltransferase, with protein MLEDKKRWNDRYLENPMPQAVSPLLEKYIEHVKIGEALDVACGTGRNTHYLADLGFYVDAIDISDYALDRVKNSSTINKLDTDLDKYNITPNKYDLIVNINYLNRRLVSQMKDALKTGGVVVFETFIVAHGDFNLPTTNLDYLLRKNELLHSFIGMDIIYYEERIDTNLKGERVKIASLVAKKS; from the coding sequence ATGTTAGAAGATAAAAAAAGATGGAATGATAGATATTTAGAAAACCCTATGCCTCAAGCAGTTTCTCCTTTACTTGAAAAATATATAGAACATGTAAAGATTGGGGAAGCTCTTGATGTGGCATGCGGCACAGGTAGAAACACTCATTATTTAGCTGATTTGGGTTTTTATGTTGATGCTATTGATATTTCAGACTATGCGCTGGATCGTGTTAAAAACAGCTCTACAATAAACAAGCTTGACACTGATTTAGATAAATATAACATAACACCAAATAAGTATGATTTAATTGTCAATATAAACTATTTAAATCGTCGCTTAGTCTCTCAAATGAAAGATGCATTAAAGACAGGAGGAGTGGTTGTATTTGAGACATTTATAGTGGCTCACGGTGACTTTAATTTACCAACTACAAACTTAGACTATCTTTTGAGAAAAAATGAACTTTTACACTCTTTTATTGGGATGGATATAATCTACTATGAAGAGAGAATTGACACAAACTTAAAGGGTGAAAGAGTTAAGATTGCTTCTTTGGTTGCTAAAAAGTCCTAG
- a CDS encoding bifunctional diguanylate cyclase/phosphodiesterase, giving the protein MIFKKNVWIIFYFIFIVAFSFYSLLLYFRYYEIEDRRLLSYKYYTEIIAQATNSIFTQEEMLLNTLGNQLLKNSAYKNVEDSKKILDSLLIKDSLLLGFGLADIEGNILLTSTNIKLPKNANLLKNETTKDSFKEVLYSDSIVVGRAMFMKSLSKWVIPLRKAIRDTNGNIIGVINAAMDHNSEYNFLSNLTSAKNKSVMIIKDSVDTKGFYKLYDSSKNTVDDEFLYSRVISKKIINSSIKSIEKKYNLSIDDLRNTNQIIVFKIKDMMEKEAIIGLTYNKKYRLWCLVKNRSNEIYSEFLSVLIVYSLIFIFSFIVFYLLFKNIATSEKRKNDALVFQTLHDTLTLLPNRSYMYKNINRWSRYTTNGYYVLFIDLDNFKNINDKLGHMIGDDILVEVANRLRSYFTEGEMIVRQGGDEFIILKKCKNEKILDSKFLELINEISKTYHIDNKEFRVGLSIGISVYPKDAQTIEELLSLADTAMYEAKKRKNSYCFFSEKMRHNNILKADIEQELRSAIEKNELWMAYQPQINVDGSIHGVEALARWENEKLGFVGPDKFIVVAEETGLMRGLGEFIITTSLRDIKKIQSELNIMFNLSINISVVQLMEADFLEHILQLIENEKFDKSMLTLEITESLSIEDLDEVLPLLLAIRENGIEISLDDFGTGYSSLSILKKLPINELKIDKSFIDEILYDTGQKALVQSIINIGKNFNMKTLAEGVETEEQVAVLKNHMCDIFQGYYFSKPLSNNNLLQYLKHNK; this is encoded by the coding sequence ATGATTTTTAAAAAAAATGTATGGATAATATTTTACTTTATATTTATTGTTGCCTTTTCCTTTTACTCGTTACTCTTATATTTCAGATATTATGAAATTGAGGATAGACGCCTACTATCGTATAAATACTATACAGAAATTATAGCTCAAGCTACAAACTCAATTTTCACTCAAGAAGAGATGCTGTTAAATACTTTAGGCAATCAACTTCTGAAAAATAGTGCTTATAAAAATGTAGAAGATAGTAAAAAGATATTAGATAGTTTATTGATAAAAGACTCACTATTACTAGGATTTGGATTAGCGGATATTGAAGGTAATATTCTTTTGACAAGTACAAATATTAAGTTGCCAAAAAATGCAAATTTATTAAAAAATGAAACAACAAAAGATTCTTTTAAAGAAGTACTGTATAGTGATAGTATAGTAGTTGGCAGAGCTATGTTTATGAAATCTCTTAGTAAGTGGGTTATTCCATTAAGAAAAGCGATAAGAGATACAAATGGAAATATTATAGGTGTGATAAACGCTGCGATGGATCATAACAGTGAATACAATTTTTTAAGTAATTTAACATCAGCAAAAAATAAATCTGTAATGATTATCAAAGATTCTGTTGATACAAAAGGTTTTTATAAGCTGTATGACAGCAGTAAAAACACTGTAGATGATGAGTTTCTATATAGTAGAGTTATTTCAAAAAAAATCATTAACTCATCAATTAAAAGCATTGAAAAAAAGTATAATCTTTCAATAGATGACTTGAGAAATACAAACCAAATAATTGTTTTCAAAATAAAAGATATGATGGAAAAGGAAGCTATTATTGGTTTGACATATAACAAAAAATATAGATTGTGGTGTTTAGTAAAAAATAGATCTAATGAAATATATAGTGAATTCTTGTCGGTTTTAATAGTCTATTCACTAATTTTTATTTTTAGCTTTATTGTGTTTTATTTACTTTTTAAGAACATTGCTACATCAGAAAAAAGAAAAAATGATGCATTGGTTTTTCAGACACTACATGATACATTGACTCTATTGCCAAACAGAAGTTACATGTATAAAAATATTAATAGATGGAGCCGTTATACTACAAATGGATATTATGTGCTATTTATTGATTTGGATAATTTTAAAAATATAAATGATAAGTTGGGTCATATGATTGGCGATGATATTTTAGTAGAAGTGGCAAATAGACTTCGATCTTATTTTACTGAAGGTGAGATGATTGTACGTCAAGGCGGGGATGAGTTTATTATTTTAAAAAAGTGTAAAAATGAAAAAATATTAGATAGCAAATTTTTAGAATTAATCAATGAAATATCTAAAACATATCATATTGACAATAAAGAATTTAGAGTAGGTCTTAGTATTGGAATTTCTGTATATCCTAAAGATGCACAAACTATTGAAGAGTTATTGAGTTTGGCTGACACAGCAATGTATGAGGCTAAAAAAAGAAAAAATTCATACTGCTTTTTCTCAGAAAAAATGCGTCATAATAATATTTTAAAAGCTGATATTGAACAAGAGCTTCGTTCGGCAATAGAAAAAAATGAACTTTGGATGGCTTATCAGCCACAAATAAATGTAGATGGTTCCATTCATGGAGTAGAAGCATTGGCAAGATGGGAAAATGAAAAGCTTGGTTTTGTCGGGCCTGATAAATTTATTGTGGTTGCTGAAGAGACAGGACTTATGAGAGGGCTTGGAGAGTTTATTATAACTACTTCATTAAGAGATATCAAAAAAATTCAATCTGAATTAAATATAATGTTTAATTTGTCAATAAATATCTCTGTAGTTCAACTTATGGAAGCTGATTTTTTAGAACATATTCTACAGTTGATAGAAAATGAAAAATTTGATAAATCTATGTTGACTTTAGAGATTACAGAGAGCCTGTCTATAGAGGATTTAGATGAAGTTTTACCACTTTTACTTGCTATAAGGGAGAATGGAATAGAAATATCATTAGATGATTTTGGTACAGGATATTCATCGCTTAGTATTTTGAAAAAATTACCAATAAATGAACTTAAAATAGACAAAAGTTTTATTGATGAAATATTATATGATACAGGACAAAAAGCTTTGGTTCAAAGTATTATTAACATAGGAAAAAATTTCAATATGAAAACTCTTGCGGAGGGAGTTGAAACAGAGGAACAGGTAGCGGTGTTGAAAAATCACATGTGTGATATTTTTCAAGGTTATTACTTCTCAAAACCACTTTCTAATAATAATCTGCTACAATATTTAAAACATAACAAATAA